TTATAAATCATATTCAGAGAAATGAGCGTATTGAGAGAGGTGCCGAGTCCAGAATTCTGCATGAGCACGGCGGGCGTTTTCCCGGCCATATAAGCACCGGCAGCCATACCGACCGCTTCATCCTCTCGGACCGCAGGGGTGTACAGCCGACGGTTCATGAGCTCCGCAATGACTCCGCCGAGAATAGAATCCGGTACGCCGGTGAAAAAATTGACCCCCATGTCCTGCAGGGCTTGTACGAACACGTCGCTTTCAATCATTGGAAGTTTCTACCTGGAGTAGTACTGATACCGTCTCGCGGAAACCGGCGCATTATAAGATGCGCCCCACGAAGTTCTCAAGAACGATCCTCGGTTGAGTTGAATTCTCTTGCATGTTAGCGTTGGTGCCAATGCGGTTGTTGTCTGATCCGCTTCCAGAGATGAAGGACCCTATCCGACCAGCATCGCTTACTTGGCCGTTGGTCCTGATCGTTACGATCGTGATCGGTGCTGGCTCAGTATGGGCCGTTCCCATGACAGATGACCCGAAGGGATTCCACGACATTCCTTGGGGCACCTCATTATCTTCTCGCCAGGACCTGGAACCGATCCAGGCAGATCCGCATATCATGGAATATCTCTACAGAACAGAGCCATTGTCATTCGCGGGAACCGAGATGACCAGGATCCTCTATCTTTCGGTGGACGATCAATTCGCGCGAGTCATCATTCGCTATCAAGGGGACCAGGTTCATCGGCAGGTACTGAGCTTCTTGGAAAACCGCTTCGGTCGGCTGGAGCGCATTCCAGGGCAAATGGCGCGGGGCCTTACTCAACAATACAACTGGCGCGGGAGCGACACCGAAATCAATCTGACATATCAAGCCGGTACAGAACGTGGCTACATTTTTATCGATAGTCGCTCGCTCGCACCACGGTTCAACGATTACATCACCGATTTTGCGCAGTAGTTCGATGAAGGCCTCAATCTGAGCAAGTCACACGATCGACGATCGTCATGCTTTGCCTATGCGACTCATGACCGTCCACATTGAGCGTTTCCATCGTAAACGATCGGAACGGATTCGAAGACATTCCCTGAAAGACGATCAAGGTTTATGTTTGGCATAGTTTTCTTTACGGAAGTGACATGACGATTTGAAAATGAGGTCGATCGCGCATCGTATTTTGCGAAAGTCAGCTGCTGCCGGAGAAGCTCGCTGACGAGACCTCGCCTACAGCCTTTCGACCCCGCCATAACCAGGCCGGACAAAAGTTTCCATTGACAAGCACCGTACGCTTTCGCATCATGTGGCCCATATGACCAACGCCGCAAGACTTCGGGCTGCCTTGAGCAGGCCGGGTGCCCTGAAGATAGTCGGGGCCCACGATGCACTCAGCGCCCGTCTCATCGAACGTGCCGGTTTCGACGGTGTTTGGGCAAGTGGGTTCGCCATTTCGGCCTCTCTAAAGTGCATCCCCGACGCCAGTTTTATCACCTCCAGCGAGCAGCTCGATGTCGAACGGAATATCGTTGAGGCCGTGAATATCCCTGTGATCGCTGATTGCGACACCGGGTATGGGAACGCCCTGAATGTCATGAGGACCGTCACCGACCGTGAGCGGGCCGGTGTGGCTGCTATTTGTATTGAAGACAACGTCTACCCCAAACGCTGTAGTTTCTACGCGGGGGTTCGACGTGAATTGATCCCTATCGAAGAGCACTGCGGCAAGATTCGAGCGGCGAAAGCCGCTCAGCTTTTCCCGGAGTTCATGATCATTGCCAGAACCGAGGCCCTCATCGCTGGGTGGGGACAGGAAGAAGCACTGAAACGGGCTGAGGCTTATGCAGACGCAGGTGCCGACGCAGTCCTTATCCATTCGAAATCGAAAAAGTTCGACGAACTGAAGGCTGTATACAAATTGTGGTCCGGGCGCGCCCCGCTGGTCGTGGTCCCGACGATTTTTGACCAGACCACCGCGGCCCAAATGGAGGAAGCCGGAGCAAAGATCATCATTTATGCCAACCAACCAGTCCGGGCGGCCATTCGTGCGATCACAGACACGCTGGATCTCATTAAGAAGGACACGCGCCCCGGAGCGGCGAACGACCGAATCGTCACGCTACCTGAAGTGTACGACATTGTCGGTGTCCCACAAATGGAGCAAGACGAGAAACAGTTCCTGCCGGTGGGGAGCGAACGAATCACCGCGATTATCGCCGCCGCTGGGTTCGAAAAACAGCTCCTGCCGTTGATCGAGGACAAGCCAAAGTGTCTGCTTGACATTAAAGGGAAAACGATCCTCGATCGTCAGATCAACGCACTCAACGAATGCGACATCAAAGAAATCGCTTTAGTTCGCGGGTATAAGAAAGAAGCGATCTCGCTACCCAATATTCGCTACTACGACAATGATCGTTATGAGGAAACCGGTGAGCTAGCTTCGCTTTTCTGTGCTGAAAATGAGTTAAGAGGGCGAACCATTGTCCTGTACGGCGATATCATCTTTGATACCGCGATCCTTGAAAAGTTGCTCAAGAGTCCCGCCGACATTGCTTTGGTGGTCGACCTGGCCTGGTTTGATCAGGAACAGCGCAATGCTCAGCCGACCCATCTTAACCCGGATCTTGTCTC
This genomic window from Nitrospira sp. contains:
- a CDS encoding thiamine pyrophosphate-binding protein; translation: MIESDVFVQALQDMGVNFFTGVPDSILGGVIAELMNRRLYTPAVREDEAVGMAAGAYMAGKTPAVLMQNSGLGTSLNTLISLNMIYKQPCILIVSWRGQGGKDAPEHLVMGEVMPQLLDTVKILHRTLTEKTAVADFRWVAQTFMQHQIPVALLITKGVVKGLHP
- a CDS encoding isocitrate lyase/phosphoenolpyruvate mutase family protein, with the protein product MTNAARLRAALSRPGALKIVGAHDALSARLIERAGFDGVWASGFAISASLKCIPDASFITSSEQLDVERNIVEAVNIPVIADCDTGYGNALNVMRTVTDRERAGVAAICIEDNVYPKRCSFYAGVRRELIPIEEHCGKIRAAKAAQLFPEFMIIARTEALIAGWGQEEALKRAEAYADAGADAVLIHSKSKKFDELKAVYKLWSGRAPLVVVPTIFDQTTAAQMEEAGAKIIIYANQPVRAAIRAITDTLDLIKKDTRPGAANDRIVTLPEVYDIVGVPQMEQDEKQFLPVGSERITAIIAAAGFEKQLLPLIEDKPKCLLDIKGKTILDRQINALNECDIKEIALVRGYKKEAISLPNIRYYDNDRYEETGELASLFCAENELRGRTIVLYGDIIFDTAILEKLLKSPADIALVVDLAWFDQEQRNAQPTHLNPDLVSLAAPPGKSYLSRFVMPEGEHQVVKIGQQLPRELAHGEFIGMAMFSEKGTQALRECYHRAQKQHQSSPFHESANLAKASFTDMLQELIDQDYRIQAVPIFKGWMEVDSFEEYQKAWAKIRQ